CCATTCGGTCGGCGGCGCCTCGATCCGGCGCATCCGGCCCGGCCCGAAGATGGACGCGATCGTGATCAGCATCGCGACCAGTACGACGATCGCCCGGTGCTCGACGCGCCGCTCGTGCCGGTGCACCAGATGCCACAGTTCGCGGCGGCGCCGGTACCCGATCATCGCCCACAAGGTCGCGACCACGACCGTGACCAGTAGCCCGGACCCGGCGCCGGCCAGCGCGTCGTCGACCGCCATCTCCTGAACGGCCTGCTGGATCCGCGCGATCTCGCCCTCCGGCTGGGCGGCGATCAGGGCGTCCCGGTTGATCAGGTCGGTGAGGTTCGCGGCGTTGGTTTCCTGGACGTCGATGTTGACGCCGAGCCCGAACGGGTCCGTGCTGGCCAGCCGCAGTCGCGGCAGTACCGCGCCGAGATCGACCGTCGCGTGCCCGTCGAACGTCGGCGAGACCGTCGCCGCGTGCGCGCCGATCGTGACCCGCTGCGAGTCGTTCACGAACGCGAGCAACCCGATCAGCACCGAGGTCGACACGAACACCAAGCTCAGCGCGACCCACGGGGCAATCGCCCTGAGTCGCGCCTTCGTCACCAGCCGCTTAACCACCGTTCCACCGTATTGGCCCGATCAACCGCACGCACCTCGCACCGCCGACGACTCCCGAGCCCCTCGCCCCATTTCGGTAGTTAACGTGCGAAGGTGCCCGTTCACGCCCCGCATGCGGGGTGTGAAGGGGCACCCGCAGAGGTTAACCACCGAAATGGCGCCGACGCGCAGGGCGCCGGGGGCCAGCGCGGGGCGGGTGGTGCGGGGCGGGGGCCGCCCCATCCCCGGCGCGGCGCGGGGGCCGTGCCGGGGTGGGTTAGACGGCTAGGGGGCGGGCGGTGGGTGGGATGGGGGTGGGGAGGGTGGACGAGCCGGTGAGCAGGGTGTCCACGCCGTTCGCGCAGGAACGGCCTTCGGCGATGGCCCAGACGATCAAGGACTGGCCACGGCCGGCGTCGCCGCAGGCGAAGACACCCTCGACCGAGGTCTGGTACTGCTTGTCCCGCCGTACGTTGCCGCGCTCGTCCAGCTCGACGCCGAGCTGTTCGAGGAAACCCTCGCGCTCGGGGCCGACGAAGCCCATCGCCAGCAGCACGAGCTGCGCCGGAATGGTCCGCTCGCTGCCCTCGACCGGGTTGAACTTGCCGTCCTTGAACTCGACCTCGACCAGGTTCAGCCCGGCAACGTTGCCGTCGGCATCGGCCTCGAAGTTCACCGTCGAGACCGCGTACACCCGCTCGCCGCCCTCTTCGTGCGCGGACGCGACCCGGTAGATCATCGGGTACGTCGGCCACGGCTGGCTGCCCGGACGGTCGTCTCCCGGCCGCGGCATGATCTCCAGCTGGGTCACCGACCGGGCGCCCTGCCGGTGCGCGGTACCGAGGCAGTCGGCGCCGGTGTCGCCGCCGCCGATGATCACCACGTCTTTGCCAGTGGCAACGATCTGGTCCTCGACCGTCCGGCCGAGCGCGGTCCGGTTCGCCTGCGGCAGGTACTCCATCGCCTGATGGATTCCGCCGTACTCGCGACCAGGTACCGGAAGATCACGCGCCGCCGTCGAGCCGGTCGCGATCACCACCGCGTCGTACCGCTGCTTCAGCTGGGTACCGGTCACGTCCACGCCGACGTTGACGCCGGAGCGGAAGACGGTGCCCTCCTCCTTCATCTGCTGAATCCGGCGGTCGACCTGTTCCTTCTCCATCTTGAACTCGGGGATGCCGTAGCGCAGCAGACCGCCCGGGGCGTCGGCACGCTCGTACACCGCGACGGTGTGACCCGCGCGGGTCAGCTGCTGCGCGGCGGCCAGGCCGGCCGGGCCGGAGCCGACGACGGCGATCGTCTTACCGGTCAGCCATTCCGGCGGCTGCGGCTTGACGTCACCGGTCTCCCAGGCCTTGTCGATGATC
The genomic region above belongs to Kribbella solani and contains:
- a CDS encoding glutamate synthase subunit beta, with translation MADPKGFLTTGREVADRRPVAERVQDWKEVYPGGPGKALLPIITKQAGRCMDCGIPFCHNGCPLGNLIPEWNDLVWRDDWSSAIERLHATNNFPEFTGRLCPAPCETSCVLGINQDPVTIKNVEVAIIDKAWETGDVKPQPPEWLTGKTIAVVGSGPAGLAAAQQLTRAGHTVAVYERADAPGGLLRYGIPEFKMEKEQVDRRIQQMKEEGTVFRSGVNVGVDVTGTQLKQRYDAVVIATGSTAARDLPVPGREYGGIHQAMEYLPQANRTALGRTVEDQIVATGKDVVIIGGGDTGADCLGTAHRQGARSVTQLEIMPRPGDDRPGSQPWPTYPMIYRVASAHEEGGERVYAVSTVNFEADADGNVAGLNLVEVEFKDGKFNPVEGSERTIPAQLVLLAMGFVGPEREGFLEQLGVELDERGNVRRDKQYQTSVEGVFACGDAGRGQSLIVWAIAEGRSCANGVDTLLTGSSTLPTPIPPTARPLAV